In Trichoderma breve strain T069 chromosome 4, whole genome shotgun sequence, the following proteins share a genomic window:
- a CDS encoding dienelactone hydrolase family domain-containing protein: MASNPPGRCCVTGARHEGLPRGEIKKFNDIEVYITYPKDKSTENAILFLTDVMGHRFINAQLIADEFAENGYFVYMPDLFHGDPVSLNPPEDFDIMGWLNGPPGHLPDRVDPVVQASINEMRKTLGCKKIGGVGYCFGAKYVARNLGYLSGSGDGLDAGYVAHPSFVERDELQAIKKPLAISAAERDSIFPTSKRHESEEILIGTKIPYQINLFSGVEHGFAVRLSEETPVGNFAKEQAFVQAITWFNMHLRETE; encoded by the exons ATGGCCTCGAACCCTCCAGGAAGATGCTGCGTTACCGGCGCAAGACATGAAGGCTTACCCCGCGGTGAGATTAAGAAATTCAATGACA TCGAGGTCTACATAACGTATCCTAAGGACAAGAGTACCGAGAACGCCATATTGTTCCTGACAGACGTCATGGGCCACCGGTTTATCAACGCCCAGCTGATTGCTGATGAATTTGCGGAAAATGGATACTTTGTCTATATGCCAGACCTTTTTCATGGTGACCCCGTTTCGTTAAACCCACCGGAGGACTTTGATATCATGGGCTGGCTTAACGGTCCGCCAGGCCACCTTCCTGACCGCGTCGACCCCGTTGTGCAGGCATCCATCAATGAAATGCGCAAGACACTGGGCTGCAAGAAGATTGGGGGAGTCGGCTATTGTTTCGGCGCCAAGTATGTGGCCCGCAATCTTGGCTATTTGAGTGGCTCTGGGGACGGTCTCGACGCTGGCTATGTCGCTCATCCCTCGTTTGTCGAACGCGATGAGCTCCAGGCAATCAAGAAACCTCTGGCAATCTCCGCCGCAGAAAGAGATAGTATTTTCCCTACCTCAAAGCGCCATGAGAGTGAGGAGATTTTGATCGGAACAAAGATTCCTTATCAGATCAATCTGTTCAGCGGCGTTGAGCATGGATTTGCAGTCCGTCTCAGCGAGGAAACACCGGTAGGAAACTTTGCTAAGGAGCAGGCTTTTGTTCAAGCTATCACTTGGTTCAATATGCATCTTAGAGAGACTGAATAG